A genomic region of Pseudopipra pipra isolate bDixPip1 chromosome W, bDixPip1.hap1, whole genome shotgun sequence contains the following coding sequences:
- the LOC135405037 gene encoding zinc finger protein 239-like encodes MGPGRAEEGLHQEQERASLGREGGQSLRRSPDLVVHEQPPSREKPFRCLECGKSFRRSTTLLTHQHIHTGERPYPCGECGKSFRQSSKLIQHQRIHSGEWPYTCRECGKGFSDRFTQRTHQRIHTGERPYKCGECGKSFNCSSNLLTHQCIHTGERPYTCGECGKSFRHSSTLHSHKHIHTGELPYTCGECGKSFRNSSHLHIHQHIHTGERPYTCGECGKSFSDSSNLHAHQRIHTGEQPYTCGKCGKKFQTSSHLLRHERTHTDERPFRCTDCGKGFKQNAHLVTHQRIHTRERPYKCGGCGKSFTHSSTLTKHQRTHC; translated from the exons ATGGGGCCTGGgcgggcagaggaggggctgcaccaagagcag gaaagagccagcctgggccgggaaggcggccagaGCTTGAGGCGGAGCCCTGACCTGGTGGTCCATGAGCaacctcccagcagggagaagcccttcaggtgcttggaatgtgggaagagcttcaggaggagcaccaccctcctcacccaccagcacatccacactggggaacgaccctacccatgtggggaatgtgggaagagcttcaggcaaaGCTCCAAGCTTATCcaacaccagcgcatccacagtggggaatggccctacacatgtagagaatgtgggaagggcttcagtgACAGGTTCACTCAAcgcacccaccagcgcatccacactggggaacgtccctacaagtgtggggaatgtgggaagagcttcaactgcagctccaacctcctcacccaccagtgcatccacactggagaacgtccctacacgtgtggggaatgtgggaagagtttcaggcacagctccaccctccactcccacaagcacatccacactggggaactaccctacacgtgtggggaatgtgggaagagcttcaggaacagcTCACACCTCCATatccaccagcacatccacactggggagcggccctacacgtgtggggaatgtgggaagagcttcagtgacagctccaatCTTCACGCCCACCAACGCATCCACACCGGAGAACAGCCTTACACTtgtgggaaatgtgggaagaaGTTTCAGACCAGCTCTCATCTTCTCAGGCATGagcggacacacacggatgagaggcccttccgctgcaccgactgcgggaagggcttcaagcagaatgctcacctcgtcacccaccagcgcatccacaccagggagaggccctacaagtgtggggggtgtgggaagagcttcacccacagctctaccttgaccaaacaccaacggacccactgctaa